The Magnolia sinica isolate HGM2019 chromosome 3, MsV1, whole genome shotgun sequence genome includes the window CTTCTGATTTGTATCCGACAGTTGAAAACGGAAATACATcaattgtccacattcaactgaataCCCAAGATTGTttgctgggatcttccaatctaggagagTTTGGGCGATGATCCATCCACGGTTGGACATAGCAGATTAGTGATCTGGAATATCTGAGCAATGGGTTCCACTTATTggaaagaaaaccaagtacaCCATGAAAAAGATTATGTAATTCTCTTGCATTCTGCCTTGACTTTATcatcaaatttttttaatttttttttataacatttttttcttgaattgcCAACACACTCCACTCTCCAGATGCAGCACACGTGCACCTTGCAAATGTGTGGGACATTTGAGCAGTGCACATAAGGCTGCTCATCCTATGAATTATAACCATatgtaaaaatcaggccaatccaatcagTAAATGGGCCACATTCACATTGAATGGTGAACAAttggcaggtttttttttttttttgctcatactGTCAATTCATTTGTGAGTGGTTGGCCCCATGTGATGAGTGGTCCAGCCTGATTTTTCGTAGAATCGTCTTTGAGATGGGGCCCAGCATATGCACCgttcagatggcccacacatgccAATTTGGCATGTGCACGCTTGTAATGTTGCTTGAGGAAGGTTTTGGGTGAGCTGGGACCGGCAAGTGACTGGATTTTAGATGTTCGGATGATGAGCCCAGATCCAATACACAACTTTGTATGTGGGCACTGTGCATCTGAGTCCATTGAAGTACATTGCATGTTTTGTGTGTCTAAGTGCAGTTTAAGTGCTTGAGAGTGCATTTGTAGGTGTGTTTATGTTCATGTAAGTGCAGTTTAAGTGCTTCAAACTGCATTTGTAAGTGTGTTTATGTTCCTCTAAGTGCAATGTACTTCAATGCACTTATATGCACTTAAATGCATTTAGATGAACATAAACACACTTACAAATGCACTCCGAAGTACTTAAAATGCACTTAGACACACGAACATTGTAGATGTAGAAAGCTTTGCATTGGATCCGGGcttataaatgattttttttttaaaaaaaaattatattattatCTTATTCTTGGATTGTTATTCTGCCTCGCCATCTATACTTTCCTCTTTTCCTTTCACATTCTCATGAAATGTTCAGACATTCGACATCCATGGCTTCTCCTCCCTCCAATCCGCAATGCCGACGAACAGGCACTCCAAACTGGCGCTGCCCCGAGATGGCATTGCCAGGAAAAACTGTCTGTGAGAAGCATTGGTGGCAGTATATGCGAGACTACTTGAAGACGCTACTTTCTAATGAAAAAGATGACGAATGTGAGATCCTCAGCCCGAAAAATAACCAATCAAAGGGGAAGGGGAAGAGTCCGAATGGGGATGGCTCAAaagggaagaaggagaagaagagtcCGAACGGGGATGAATTGAaggggaagaagaggaagagtccGAATGGGGATGTATCAAaggggaagaagaggaagagtccGAATGGGGATGAATCAaagggaaagaagaggaagagtCCAAATGGGGATGAATcaaaggggaagaagaagaagagtctgAACGATAACAGTTCAAAAGGGAATAAGAAGAGTAGAGCTGTGGAAGGAGAACGGGATAAGGTCAGAAAAAAGACGGGAAGGAAAATAGAAGATGGGTCTGGGAAAAAGGGACGTGTTGAGAACATAGGCATGCATTCGGAAGGATCTCTGGTACTAGATCCTTTGTTAATGTCTCCACAACCAAAAAAGGGTTTGCTTGTTGGAAATTCTGCTCTTTTGGAATTATTGAAGGATGGGACAGGAGATACTGCAAAGAGTGCAGCCCCAAATGCTAAAACAGAAGGAACTAGTCGGGAGTCTCCCACAATGCAAGATCAGAATCTGACTTTGTCTCCTCAGTTCATGGCTCGCAGAAGTCGTATCTTTGACTTCCTACCTCAAAACCCGCACTATCTTCCACTAGCAAGCTACAGTAGGGAAGTTCGCAAGGGAATTATTGGGGGGCTCGACATCGCTTTCGTT containing:
- the LOC131239338 gene encoding uncharacterized protein LOC131239338, translated to MFRHSTSMASPPSNPQCRRTGTPNWRCPEMALPGKTVCEKHWWQYMRDYLKTLLSNEKDDECEILSPKNNQSKGKGKSPNGDGSKGKKEKKSPNGDELKGKKRKSPNGDVSKGKKRKSPNGDESKGKKRKSPNGDESKGKKKKSLNDNSSKGNKKSRAVEGERDKVRKKTGRKIEDGSGKKGRVENIGMHSEGSLVLDPLLMSPQPKKGLLVGNSALLELLKDGTGDTAKSAAPNAKTEGTSRESPTMQDQNLTLSPQFMARRSRIFDFLPQNPHYLPLASYSREVRKGIIGGLDIAFVALSEKFLTLKSENIGYEIGDVMKQLSDLEQMGYNVQKLKQRLDFFERYLAPEEMVMNSETEARAHELKVGSAEDRISAFASRISELERKLRR